One Hevea brasiliensis isolate MT/VB/25A 57/8 chromosome 6, ASM3005281v1, whole genome shotgun sequence genomic window, TCCAAAAAGAAATGGGAATATTTATAATAAAGTGTTGCCAACTGCCGATATTCAGGTttctactaaatttttcttgcaaATGATGATTCACTCATGGATAATCATAAGGAAACGAGGAAAGATGGAGGAGAAAGCACACTCTCAATGTTTGGAATATTAACCCAATGTCAAAAGTACATGTGCTTTGATGATGGAAAATACAAAGAGATTATCAAGACTCTTTACCACTGCTAAAAATATGTGCCAGTATACCATACAACAAGATTTGCAAACATTAAGGAGAATGTTTGTCATCTCAAACAGTCAGCCAGTGGACTTTCCCCATCTCGAGATACTTCATCAAGCATGTCAAGAAATCCTTTCTGTGCAGTTCTTTGCAATGCAGAGACATTTAAACGAATCCCATAAGTAGACGCTGCTTCAAACTTCGTCCACAGCTCCTTTTTCAGAGTATTCTCACCTGGACGCTTCCCTCTTCTCATTGTGCTAGCAGGTTCTTTCCATATGGGGGTGCTTTCTACCACTGTCAAGCTGCCATCTGTAGTTTATATTGAAAAAAGAAACCCAGTTAAAATTAGGTTCAACATATGATTTGGCTAATGAAAAGGATTAAAGAGGCTTGAATACCTTGGTTACAACTTTTCCTGATTTCATGACAACCAACTTGATCATTGTATTCTTTTGATAAACTATTATCGTTAGCAACTGTGTCCTGTGATTTCTCATCCGGTGGCTCTAATAGAACACAAGTTTTAGGAGGTGAAAAAAACCAATTAGGGGATGCCTCTAACTCTTTCTTTCCCATCCTGGGTTTATAAGTCCGTTGTATCCCCATGAGCTCTGGATACTTCAAAGTCAGATTTTCAGAACCTACACTATCAGAGAAGGATTCAGAAATCTGCGAATGAATTCCAACAGGAAATGGGGTGGACTTCCAAACCACTGCTTTGCCTTTATGAGAGGACTCAGAAATAGGTTCAAGCAACACACAAGATTTTGGAGGGGACATCTTTAAGCATGGAGTCATAACAAGGATAGAGTGATCTCTATTGGAAAAGATTGGAGGGGAAACACACTCAGAATCAAGAGTACTTTTTGCTTCAGCCACAACTGAATCAGAAGGCTTATTTGGGGTTGGCTTTGTAGCTATACCTTCAAGCAAATCATCATTTAAATCTCCGGAAATTGATAGAAATGATGGTAACTCAACAGCAGGATTTGAAGCAATCCTTTCAAATACTGATTTAGACAAGTCCTGATGTTTGGAGGACAATGTTTTTGATATCGGAAGAGGTGTGAGCAGAAAGAGTTGTCTACTTCTCTCAATATTACAGTCAGCTCGCCAGGACACAAGAGGAGAAGGAGAGATCAATGAGTTCATCCTGGTTTGCTCTGGACTATCAACCTCAAAGTTTTCATCTTCATTTATGTCAGAAACAGTTTTATCTGCCGAACACTGCCCCAACTGAGTCTCACTTTTGGAAGCAGGGGTAGAGAAGGCCTTCTCCAATCTGGGAGCCCATGTCTGCAATCATTGTACGTGATGCTTCATGTCATC contains:
- the LOC110655681 gene encoding uncharacterized protein LOC110655681 — translated: MARNGGKAKSVRRALRDVSNNHTNGDIGGGGGGRFSKSVKVNKKWISEKQIENQQSIIMNQQEEAGRGEEDHLDRLLLVQSDLSCITRQIDELVAQAFKMKASSKQGRREIESFSHVLSDMLSSLKTWAPRLEKAFSTPASKSETQLGQCSADKTVSDINEDENFEVDSPEQTRMNSLISPSPLVSWRADCNIERSRQLFLLTPLPISKTLSSKHQDLSKSVFERIASNPAVELPSFLSISGDLNDDLLEGIATKPTPNKPSDSVVAEAKSTLDSECVSPPIFSNRDHSILVMTPCLKMSPPKSCVLLEPISESSHKGKAVVWKSTPFPVGIHSQISESFSDSVGSENLTLKYPELMGIQRTYKPRMGKKELEASPNWFFSPPKTCVLLEPPDEKSQDTVANDNSLSKEYNDQVGCHEIRKSCNQDGSLTVVESTPIWKEPASTMRRGKRPGENTLKKELWTKFEAASTYGIRLNVSALQRTAQKGFLDMLDEVSRDGESPLADCLR